Below is a window of Thermus neutrinimicus DNA.
AGGAAGGCGCGGAAGTCCCTTGGGGTTATGCCCTATGGAGGTTTTGACGTGTACATAGGCATGTGGCTTACGGTGGGTGGAGGAAGACCCATGTGCCTCGCGGCATCCGAGGGATGCGGGTTCGTATCCACCACCCGGAGCAACCAGGCCTCGAGGCCGGAAAGGCCCAGGGCCTCGAGGCCCTCCTCCATCTCCTCGCGCAAAGCCCTCTGCAAACGCCAGATTCGGCCCATCACCTCCCATACCATAACGTCATACTATTTCACCACAAACAATTTGATTGTAGATCACCTCACCTTGACGCGCCCCCCTCCCAGGGTTAGCCTGGGGCTGGAGGGGACCATGAAGGCGCGCTTTTACAGCCAGGGCGAGGATCATTATCGGCTTGACCCGGACCTGAAAGCGATATTGGACACTTTTGCCCCAGGCCTCCCCCAAGAGGAGCTCTCCGCCTTCGGGAGACTGGTGGGAGAGGAGGTTTTGGAGGTGGCCCACCACGTGGACCAGGATGCCCCGCCCCGCCTGCAGATGCACGACCTGGATGGGAACCGCATCGACCAGGCCCTCCTCTCCCCTGCTCAAAGGGCCCTCCTGGAAAAGCTCAGGCCCATGATCCGCCCCGCCTATGAGGGCAGAGGCTGGCCTCTCCACTACGCCTTCGGCTACCTTCTGGCGGACGGGGGGCTTTACTGCATCCTCACCATCACCCACCAGGTGGCCTACGCCCTCCACAAGTACGCCCCCGAGCACGAAGGGGTGAAGCGGGAACTCCTCCACGGGCCGGCCTTCGGCGCCACCTGGATGACGGAGATCCAGGGAGGAAGCGACCTGGGGGCCAACCGCACCATGGCCCGGCGGGAAGGAAGCCTCTACCGCCTTTACCAAGGGGACAAGTACTTCGCCTCGGGGGCGGGCCTAGCCGACTACGCCCTCGTCACCGCCAGGCCGGAGGGAGCCCCGGCTGGCCCCAAGGGCCTTGGCCTCTTTCTCCTGCCCCGGCAGGTGGAGGGGAGGCTGAACTTTACCGTGCGCCGCTTTAAGGAGAAACTGGCCACCCGGGCCGTGCCCTCAGGGGAGGTGGAGCTGGAGGGAAGCCTGGCCTACCCCATCGGCAGGTTGGAGGAAGGCATCTATTACACCCTGGAAAACCTCACGGTGAGCCGGCTGGCCAATGCGGCCGCCGCCATGGGCATCGCCAAGAAGGCCCACCTCGAGGCCCTCTTCCGGGTAAGGAGACGAAGGGCCTTCGGGAAGACCCTCCTCGAGCACCCTCTCGTTCAGCACGACCTCCTGGAGATGCGCCTAAGGCAGGTGGGAGGCACCGCCCTGGCCTTCTTGGCCGTTCAGGCCTTTGACCAAGCCTGGAAGGAGCGGCCCCCCTACAGCGAGGGCTACCACCTGGCCCGCCTCCTTTCCCACCTGGCCAAGGGCCGGACCGCCGAGCACGCGGGCGCCATAACCGCCCTCGCCATGGAGCTTTTTGGGGGCCTGGGCTTTCTGGAGGAATACGGGGTGGCCCGCTGGCACCGGGAAGCCCTCATCACCCCCATCTGGGAGGGCCCCGCCAACATCCAAGCCCTGGATATGCTGGAGGCCATCCTCAAGAAGGGTGCCCACGAGCTCCTTTTGGCCATGCTAGGGGAGAACCCCAAGGCCCAGGCCGAGGCGGACAGGATCCTCAAGCAACTGAAGGAGGAGGGGCCTTGGTACGCCAAGGAGGCCCTCAGGGCCTTGGCGGACGTGGTGGCGGTCTACGCCTTGGAGAAGGTGGCCGCCGAACCCTTCCCCCAGCTTGCAGGGCTCTACGCCCGCCGCTTCCTCAAAGGGGAAACCCTTCCCCCCTCCGCGCAAAGCCCCGAGCTTTACGACCCCTGGTCCAGCCTCTCGTAAAGGGGCCCCAGGTCCTCGGGGCGGAAGCGGGCGGTGTAGCCCTTGGGCGGAAGGGGCTCCTCGTAGAAGAAGCCGGGGAGGCGGTCATCCTGGTGGGTAAAGCCCGCCAGATGGTTAAAGCGGTGCTCCAGGCGCAAAACCCCTTCCCCAAGCTCACGCCACAAGGCAGGGGTCAGGTTCGTGCCCAAGGCGGCGTTGAGGCTTTCCACCACGAACTCCACCTGCTTGTTGGTGACGCTCCCCCCGAAGACGCAAAGGCCCAGGGCGTCGTTGGCGGCGGCGTTCACCTGGGCCTGGTAGCTGGCCTCGAGGACCTCCTCCACGGGCATGGCCCGGGTCTCCAGGCGCGGGGCATTCCCCGCGGTGTGGTCTGCTCCCTGGGCGGTGACCATCATGGTGATGCCCGTGGCCTCCACCACCCTGGGGTCGTAAGCGCTGATGGCCTGGCGCTTGATAACGGGAACCCGCTTAAGCCCCAAGGCCTCCCCTACCCGGGCGGTGCCTTGGGCCAGGAAGCGGGCTGCCTCGCTCGGAGTATAGAGGGCCTTGAGCTTGGCCTCCATGAAGGTATAATCCCCCCAATCCGCTTCCCCCTTTTCCATGAGGAGGGCCAAGGTGGCCCCGGTCTCTATGGTGTCCACCCCCAGGTCGTTGGCCAGGCGGTTGAGGCGGGCAAGCTGGTCCGGGTCGGTGAGGCCGCAGTTGGTCCCCATTAGGCCGATGGTCTCGTACTCCAGAGGGGAAACCACCTCCTCCCCTTTCTCGTCCACGATGACGTTGGAGCACTGGATCACGCATCCGGGCATGCAGGCGTGGGTGTGCTTCCCACCCCGGGCCTTGTTGAGGGGGGCGATGTGCTGGCCTCCCATGCGGAACTCCTCCGGGGGGGCAAGCTGACCCTGGCGAAAGTTCCTCACGGGAAGCCCCCCAAAGGCGTTCTGGAAGTCCGCCATTCCCATGGTGCCGATGGCGTGGTAAAACTTCATCACCAAGGGGTCTTGGCGCAAAAGCTCCGCATAGCGGCGGATAGCCCCGCTAACCTTGGGCTTGTCCCAGACCTCCACCTTCCCCGGCACCTCCACCACGATGGCCTTGACCCGCTTGCTTCCCATCACTGCCCCCACGCCACCCCGGGCGGCCAAGCGGGAGGGCCTACCGTCTATGTCGGAAAAGGCGATGCCGGAAAGAAGTCCCAGATACTCCCCCACCGGCCCCAAAAGGGCGAAGGCAATCCTCCTGCCATAGGCGGCAAAGAGCTTGGCCGCCGCCTGGAAATTCCCCAGGCCGAGGAGGTCCTCTGCCGGGTCAAACAGGACCTGGCCCTCCCGGGTGATGCGGAGGACCACCCAGTTGGGGCTTGCCCCCTCGAGGACCAGGTGGGAAAGCCTCATCTGGCCCAGGGCGTAGCCAAAGGTGCCGCCCCCGTTGGCCTCCTTGATGCCCAGGGTCAGGGGGCTACGGGTGCCCACGCTGGTGCGGTTGGCGTTGGAAAACCCCGTTCCCGCCAGGGGGCCTATGGCGAAAATCAGGGGGTTCTCCAGGGAAAGGGGGTCCACGCGGTAGGCCTCCCGCTCCCAAAGAAGCCGGCCCGTACGGTACCGGCCGCCATAGGCCACCTCCTCGGGGGAGACTTGCCCCCAGTAGACCCGCTTGCCCGTAAGGTCAACCCTCAAAGACCGCCACACCATCCACCTCCACCCGCACCACCCGGGCCTGCCCCAAAAGACCCTTCCCCTTGGGTAGCCGGTCCTCCGGGAAAACCACCACAGGACACGCATTCACTCATATGTCCAGCTTATCCTCCACCCGCCTCACCTCCAAGCCCCGAAGCCGGTTCACCGCCGCCCCCAGTTCCAAGGGGCGCACCTCCGCCACCTCCGGCGCCTCCCCCAGGGAGAAAAGGTCCTCCACCCCCCTCAGCACCTCCCTTACCAGCTCCCCCAAGGGGGTCTTGCCGTCCGCCTGCTGCCAAAGCCGCTGGAACCATGCCCCCAAGGCCCGCACCTGGGCGTTCTCAAAAAGGTCCAGGGCGGATAGGTCCACCACCTCCTCCCCATAGACCAGCTCCCGGAGACCCCGACCCCTTACCCGGGCCTTCCTGCCCCGCCTGGGGTCAAAGCTTTCCGGCAAGGGAGCCCGGGAGGCCACGGCCAGGGGATACCGGGGTTCGCCAAAGGTGCGGCCCGTGGGATGGGCCTGGGCCACGGCCTTGGCCTCCAGGGTGGCTTCCCTGGGGCGGTACTCCTCCAGAAGGAGAACGGTATCCGCAAGGTCCAGGTAATCCCCCACCCCGCCCACCACCAGGACCAGGCTCACGCCCCTGGCCTTAACATCCCGCACCCGGTCCAGAAGGGGGGTGAGGGTTTCCCGCCGCACCAGGGCTTGCATGCGGGCATCCCGCACCAGGAGGTTGGTGGCGGAGGTGTCCTCGTCCAGGAGAAGCACCCGGGCGCCCAGCTCTAAGGCCTCGAGGATGGCGGCCGCCAAACTGGTGGAGCCCGAGGCATCCTCGGTGGAGAAGAAGGAAGTGTCCTGGCCCAGGGGCAGGTCGTGCACGAAGGGCCTTAGGTCCACCCCCTTCACGCTCCGGCCATCCTCGGACTGGACCCTCACGGCCAGGGGATGGCTCACCACCCACTCCCGCCCATCCCCAAGGATGTGGGGATGGACCCCGTGGACCAGGGCCTCGAGGAGGGTGGTCTTCCCGTGAAACCCGCCGCCGGTGATCAGGGTGAGGCCCTGGGGAAGACCCATACCCAAGACCTCCCCCCCATGGGGCACCCGGAAGGAGACCCGCAAGGAAGGGGGGCTTTGGAAGGGCACCGCACCCCTTAAGGGTTTCTGGCTCACCCCGCTTTCCCGGGGGAGGATGGCCCCATCCCCCACAAAGGCCACCAGGCCCCTTTGGGCAAGGTTTTCCTGGATGTGGGCGAAGTCCTCGGCCTGGTGGATGTGGGCAAGGAGCCCCCTCCCATCAAGCTCCCTCAGGAAGGCCGAAAGGTGGTCCGCCATGGCCCGGAAAAGCCTCGCCGCCTCTTTGCCCAAAATCCTTCGGCCCGAGGCGGGAAGCCCCACCCGGAAGCGCAGGTAAAGGGCCTCCTGGCCGAGATGGGCCCCACCCCGCCGCAACACCTTGGGGCTTTCCACCTCCACGAAGACCCTCCCCGAGTGCCCGCTTCCCCCCACAAAGGGCAGATGGCGAAACCGGGCCTTTAGGGCCCTCAGGAGGAAGTCCTCCACCGCCACCCGGCCCATGGGGTGGCGGTAAAGCCTCAGGTTCTCCACCGCCATGGCCGGGTAGCGCACCTCCAAAACGCTGGGGGAAGCGAAGGGATCCCCTTGCACGTGGACAAAGCGCAGGTCAAACCCCTCGCCCCTCCAGGTGCCCTTTAGGTCCTTGTAAAAGGGATAAGGCCTCCCCTCGAGGGAGGCCAGGAAAGGGAAGAGATCCTCAAGCCGTCGCACCCCTCCAGGTTAGCCCAAAGCCTCCACCTCCACCTGCCTTAGGGCGCGGGAAAGGCGTTCCACCCCCTCCAAGAACTCCTCCTCCCCTATGGTCAGGGGCGGGGCCACGATGAGGATGTTGTGCTTGGCCAGCAGGTAAACCCCCTCCTGCCACAAGGCCTTTTGCAGGGATTGCATGGGGGGGCTAAAGGGAGCATGCCAAGGGGAAAGGGGTTCCTTGGTGCCCCGGTCCCGGACCAGCTCCAGGGCGTAAAAAGCCCCAAGCCCCCGGACGTCCCCCACCAGGGGATGCCGGTCCCTCAGGGCCCTCAGGCTCCCTTGGAAGAACCCCTCCATGGCCAACACCCGCTGGAACACCCCCTCCTCCCGGTAGGCCTGGAGGGTGGCAAGCCCCGCCGCCACCGCCAAGGGATGGCCTGCGTAGGTGTGCCCCGTGGGCACGGGGTTTTCCTCAAAGTAGCGGGCCAGGGTCTCCCGCACCAGCACCCCCCCTAAGGGCACATAGGCGGAGGTCACCCCCTTGGCGAAGGTGATGAGGTCGGGCACCACCCCAAACCGCTGGGCAGCAAAGGCCGCCCCCAGGCGCCCGAAGCCGGTCATCACCTCGTCAAAGACCAGAAGTATCCCATGCCGGTCGCAAAGGGCCCGCACCCCCTCCAGATACCCTTCCGGGTAGACGATGACGCCATTGGAACCCACCACCGGCTCCAGGAAGATGGCCGCCACCCGCTTGGGATCCTCATGGAGGAGGACCCTTTCCAGGTGCTCCAGGGCCCGGGCGGCCTCCTCCTTTGGGTCTTCCGTGTAAAAGGGGCTCCGGTAGGGATAAGGGGCGAAGAAATGGACCACCCCCGGGGCGGTGCCCGGCTCGGAGGGCCAGCGGCGGTTCTCCCCGGTGAGGCTGGCGGAGGCATGGGTGGCCCCGTGGAAGGAGCGGTAGGCGGCAAGGACCTTGAAGCGGCCCGTGAGGTGGCGCACGAACTTCAAGGCGTCCTCGTTGGCCTCGGTGCCCGAGGGGGTGAAGAAGACCCTGGCCCCTTCGGGCCACGGGGAGAGGTCGGAGAGGAACTGGGCGAGAAGGGCCCGCTTATCGTGGAAAAGGCCGGGGGCGGCATAGGCCAAGGTGGCCGCCTGCTCGGCAATGGCCTGCACCAGCCTGGGGTGGCCATGGCCCAGGTTCAAGGCCACCAGGCCGCTGGAAAGGTCCAGGTAGCGCCGTCCCTCCTCGTCGTAAAGCCAGACGCCTTCGCCCCGCACCACCAAGGGAGGGTTGAGGGAAGCCTGGGCCACCCAGGGGGTAAGGACGTGCTTCTTGTGAAGGGCTTTTAGGCTCATTTCCCCCTGAGTATACCCTGCCCCCTCATAAGCCCGCGCGCGGCCACGAGGGCTTGCGGCTATACCGATAATGGTTTATCATTACCTCATGCCACGGCTAGTCCTGTTACTCCTTCTCCTCTCCCCCGCCTGGGCCCAGGTGCAGGTGGCGGCCACCACCCCCATCCTGGCCGACCTGGTATCCCAGGTGGGGGGAAACCGGGTCAAGGTAGCCAGCGTGGTCCCCCCCGGGGCCGACCCCCACACCTTTGAACCCACCCCCAGCACCGCCAAAACCCTGGCCCAAAGCCGCCTGCTCTTCGCCAACGGCCTGGGCCTCGAGGCCTTCTTGCCCAAGCTGCAAAGCCTCCTCCCCCAAGGGGCCCGGGTGGTAAAGCTGGCGGAAGGGCAACCCGGCCTCATCTGCCAGGAGGAGGGGCAAGAGGAGGAGCATGGGGAAAAGGAGCACGGCCATGGCCCCTGCAACCCCCACCTGTGGCTGGACCCCACCTACGCCCTGCGCTATGGGGAGCGCATCGCCCAGGAGCTCTCCCGGCTGGACCCCCAAGGAAAGGCCCTCTACCAGGCCAACCTGAGGCGCTTTAAAGCCGAGGTGGAAAAGCGGGATAAAGCCTTCCAAGCCTGCAAGCTGAAGGGGCTCAAGGTGGTCACCCAGCACGATGCCTTCGCCTACTTCGCCCGCCGGTACGGCCTCCAGGTGGTGGGCAGCCTCACCGCCATGGGGGTGCAGGAAGCGGGAAGCCGCAGCTTCCTTACGCTCCTGGAGCGAGCGCGCCGGGAAGGGGTAAAGCTGGTCCTGGCCGAGCCCCAGTTCCAGGGAACCGCCCTGAAGGCCCTGGCGCAGGCGTTGGGAGCCCGCATCGCGGTCCTCTACACCGACACCTTGGACCGCAGGGTCTCTAGCTATCTGGACCTCCTAGACCATAACCTTAGGGCCCTATGCCCATAATGGAGGCATGGGGTTCAAAGAAGTCTTCGGTACCCTGCCCGAGGCCAGCGCCCAGGCCCCGGGGCGGGTGAATCTCTTGGGGGAGCACACCGACTACCAGGAGGGCTACGTCCTTCCCACCCCCCTCCCCTACCTCACCCAGGTGGAGGCGGCCAAGGCCGAGGGACGGGTAGAGGCCTACAGCGAGGAGCTCAAGGAGCTTAGGGCCCGCCCCCTGGGAAGCCCAGCCCAGGGGGACTTTCTGGACTACCTCCTGGGGGTGGTATGGGCCCTAAGGGAAGCGGGGTATGGGGTTCCTGGGGCCCGCTTTTACGTGCGGAGTAGGGTGCCCATAGGGGCCGGCCTTTCCAGCTCCGCGGCCCTGGAGGTGGCGGCCCTAAGGGCCCTGCGCACCCTCTACCGCCTGCCCCTTTCCGACAAGGACATCGCCCTGTTGGGCCAAAAGGCGGAGGTGGAGTACGTGGGGGTAGGCTGCGGCATCATGGACCAGATGGCCGCCAGCCTGGGTGAGGTGGGCAAGGCCCTCTTCCTGGACACCCGTACCCTGGATTACGAGAACCTGCCCTTACCCCCTGGTGCGAGGGTGGTGGTGCTGGACCTGGGGCTGGGCCGGCGCCTGGCGGAAGCCGGGTACAACCAAAGGCGAAGGGAGGCGGAGGAGGCAGCCAGGCGGCTTGGGGTACGAAGCCTGAGGGACATCGGGGAGCTTCGCCTGGTGGAGGGCCTGCCTTCCCCCTTGGACAAAAGGGCGCGGCACATCGTGGGCGAAAACCTCCGGGTGCTAAGGGGGGTGGAAGCCCTACGAAGGGGGGATGTCAAGGCCTTCGGTGAGCTCATGGTGGAGAGCCACCGCTCCCTCTCCCAAGACTACGAGGTGAGCCTGCCAGAACTGGACCTCCTGGTGGAGGAGGCCTTGAGGGCCGGGGCCCACGGGGCCAAGCTCACGGGGGCAGGGTTCGGCGGGGCGGTGGTGGCCCTGGTGCCCCAAGACCGCATGGAGCCTTTCCAGAATCACCTCCTTGCCCGCCTCCCCCATCTCCGCATCCTTTGAAACCCCTAGGCCGGGTAAGCTAAGGGTATGGAAAAGCCAAGCCTCCTCCCCCTCTTGGATGCCCGCCTTCCCCTAGACGAGGAGAAGGTGGCCGAGGCTGCCCGGCTGGCCGGGATACCCCTGGCCCAGGCCTGGGGGGTGGTGCGCTACTACCCCCGGTACCGGGGCCTGCCCCAGGGGAGGCTTCTGGTGGACGATCCCGTGGCCCGGGCCCGAGGATTCCCCCGCCTCCTAGAGAAAGCCGACGGAACCCATCCCCCCTTGGGCCTCGAGGCCCTCTCCCCCATCCACGTGCGGGTGGAGGGGGAAAAACGCTTTGTGGAATGGGAAGGCCGGCTTGTCCCCTTTAGGGAGTTCCGCCTTCCCTTCGCCCTGGGGCACGGAAACCGACTCCTTCCCTCCGAACCCATCCAGGAACTCGCCCAGTATGAGGCGTTGGGGGGGCTGGTGTTCTTGCGGAGGGCTCTGGAGAACCTCCTGGCCCCAGGGGCCATCCTCGAGGCGGTGGAGGAGGCCGGGCTCCTTGGCCGGGGAGGAGCCGCCTTTCCCGCCCACATCAAGATGCGGGCCGTGGCCCGGGGGGAAGCCCCCAGGTACCTGGTGGTGAACGCCGACGAGTCGGAACCCGGCAACTTCAAGGACCGCTTCCTCCTGGAGCACCATCCCTTCCTGGTCCTGGAGGGAACCCTTTTGGCCGCCTTAGCCACCGGGGCAACCCGGGTCTTCCTCTACGTGCGGGACGAGTTCGAAGCCGCCATCCTGGGCCTGGAAAAAGCCATCCAGCAACTTGAGGAAGCCCGCCTCCTTCCTGTTCCCACCGAGGTCTTCCGAAGCGGGGGCCTCTACATCTGCGGCGAGGAAACCGCCCTTTTGGAATCCCTGGAGGGCAAAAGGGCCGAGCCCCGCCTAAAACCCCCTTTCCCCGTGGAGAAGGGCCTATGGGGCAGGCCCACCTTGGTGCAAAACGTGGAAACCCTGGCCAACCTGCCCCTGATCCTCAAGGAGGGCCCAGGGTCCTGGCGGCAAAAGGAGCCCAAGCTTTTCTCCATCAGCGGGGACGTGGCCCACCCGGGGCTTTACGAGCTTCCCCTGGGAACCCCCTTGGGCGAAGCCGTGGAGAGGGCCGGAGGCGACCCAAAGGGGCTTAAGGCCGTGCTTCTAGGTGGTGCAGCGGGGGTGTTCACCCGCGATTTCGCCTTACCCTTGCGCTATAAAGGCCGGATTCCCCTGGGCGCCGGCGCCATCGTGGCCTTCGCAAAGGAGGTGGACCTGTGGGAAGTCCTTCTGGGCCTGGCGGAGTTTTTCCGGGAGGAGTCCTGCGGAAAGTGCTTCCCCTGTCCCCTGGGCACGGCGGTGCAGGTGGAGATGGTGAGGAGGCGGGAAAGGGACCGGGACCTGGTGGGCCACCTGGGACAGGCCCTAAAGGGAAGCCTATGCGGCCTGGGCCAGTCCGCCTACT
It encodes the following:
- a CDS encoding acyl-CoA dehydrogenase family protein, with amino-acid sequence MKARFYSQGEDHYRLDPDLKAILDTFAPGLPQEELSAFGRLVGEEVLEVAHHVDQDAPPRLQMHDLDGNRIDQALLSPAQRALLEKLRPMIRPAYEGRGWPLHYAFGYLLADGGLYCILTITHQVAYALHKYAPEHEGVKRELLHGPAFGATWMTEIQGGSDLGANRTMARREGSLYRLYQGDKYFASGAGLADYALVTARPEGAPAGPKGLGLFLLPRQVEGRLNFTVRRFKEKLATRAVPSGEVELEGSLAYPIGRLEEGIYYTLENLTVSRLANAAAAMGIAKKAHLEALFRVRRRRAFGKTLLEHPLVQHDLLEMRLRQVGGTALAFLAVQAFDQAWKERPPYSEGYHLARLLSHLAKGRTAEHAGAITALAMELFGGLGFLEEYGVARWHREALITPIWEGPANIQALDMLEAILKKGAHELLLAMLGENPKAQAEADRILKQLKEEGPWYAKEALRALADVVAVYALEKVAAEPFPQLAGLYARRFLKGETLPPSAQSPELYDPWSSLS
- a CDS encoding aldehyde ferredoxin oxidoreductase C-terminal domain-containing protein, with the protein product MWRSLRVDLTGKRVYWGQVSPEEVAYGGRYRTGRLLWEREAYRVDPLSLENPLIFAIGPLAGTGFSNANRTSVGTRSPLTLGIKEANGGGTFGYALGQMRLSHLVLEGASPNWVVLRITREGQVLFDPAEDLLGLGNFQAAAKLFAAYGRRIAFALLGPVGEYLGLLSGIAFSDIDGRPSRLAARGGVGAVMGSKRVKAIVVEVPGKVEVWDKPKVSGAIRRYAELLRQDPLVMKFYHAIGTMGMADFQNAFGGLPVRNFRQGQLAPPEEFRMGGQHIAPLNKARGGKHTHACMPGCVIQCSNVIVDEKGEEVVSPLEYETIGLMGTNCGLTDPDQLARLNRLANDLGVDTIETGATLALLMEKGEADWGDYTFMEAKLKALYTPSEAARFLAQGTARVGEALGLKRVPVIKRQAISAYDPRVVEATGITMMVTAQGADHTAGNAPRLETRAMPVEEVLEASYQAQVNAAANDALGLCVFGGSVTNKQVEFVVESLNAALGTNLTPALWRELGEGVLRLEHRFNHLAGFTHQDDRLPGFFYEEPLPPKGYTARFRPEDLGPLYERLDQGS
- a CDS encoding ABC-ATPase domain-containing protein; this encodes MRRLEDLFPFLASLEGRPYPFYKDLKGTWRGEGFDLRFVHVQGDPFASPSVLEVRYPAMAVENLRLYRHPMGRVAVEDFLLRALKARFRHLPFVGGSGHSGRVFVEVESPKVLRRGGAHLGQEALYLRFRVGLPASGRRILGKEAARLFRAMADHLSAFLRELDGRGLLAHIHQAEDFAHIQENLAQRGLVAFVGDGAILPRESGVSQKPLRGAVPFQSPPSLRVSFRVPHGGEVLGMGLPQGLTLITGGGFHGKTTLLEALVHGVHPHILGDGREWVVSHPLAVRVQSEDGRSVKGVDLRPFVHDLPLGQDTSFFSTEDASGSTSLAAAILEALELGARVLLLDEDTSATNLLVRDARMQALVRRETLTPLLDRVRDVKARGVSLVLVVGGVGDYLDLADTVLLLEEYRPREATLEAKAVAQAHPTGRTFGEPRYPLAVASRAPLPESFDPRRGRKARVRGRGLRELVYGEEVVDLSALDLFENAQVRALGAWFQRLWQQADGKTPLGELVREVLRGVEDLFSLGEAPEVAEVRPLELGAAVNRLRGLEVRRVEDKLDI
- a CDS encoding aminotransferase class III-fold pyridoxal phosphate-dependent enzyme; its protein translation is MSLKALHKKHVLTPWVAQASLNPPLVVRGEGVWLYDEEGRRYLDLSSGLVALNLGHGHPRLVQAIAEQAATLAYAAPGLFHDKRALLAQFLSDLSPWPEGARVFFTPSGTEANEDALKFVRHLTGRFKVLAAYRSFHGATHASASLTGENRRWPSEPGTAPGVVHFFAPYPYRSPFYTEDPKEEAARALEHLERVLLHEDPKRVAAIFLEPVVGSNGVIVYPEGYLEGVRALCDRHGILLVFDEVMTGFGRLGAAFAAQRFGVVPDLITFAKGVTSAYVPLGGVLVRETLARYFEENPVPTGHTYAGHPLAVAAGLATLQAYREEGVFQRVLAMEGFFQGSLRALRDRHPLVGDVRGLGAFYALELVRDRGTKEPLSPWHAPFSPPMQSLQKALWQEGVYLLAKHNILIVAPPLTIGEEEFLEGVERLSRALRQVEVEALG
- a CDS encoding metal ABC transporter substrate-binding protein, whose translation is MPRLVLLLLLLSPAWAQVQVAATTPILADLVSQVGGNRVKVASVVPPGADPHTFEPTPSTAKTLAQSRLLFANGLGLEAFLPKLQSLLPQGARVVKLAEGQPGLICQEEGQEEEHGEKEHGHGPCNPHLWLDPTYALRYGERIAQELSRLDPQGKALYQANLRRFKAEVEKRDKAFQACKLKGLKVVTQHDAFAYFARRYGLQVVGSLTAMGVQEAGSRSFLTLLERARREGVKLVLAEPQFQGTALKALAQALGARIAVLYTDTLDRRVSSYLDLLDHNLRALCP
- the galK gene encoding galactokinase; its protein translation is MGFKEVFGTLPEASAQAPGRVNLLGEHTDYQEGYVLPTPLPYLTQVEAAKAEGRVEAYSEELKELRARPLGSPAQGDFLDYLLGVVWALREAGYGVPGARFYVRSRVPIGAGLSSSAALEVAALRALRTLYRLPLSDKDIALLGQKAEVEYVGVGCGIMDQMAASLGEVGKALFLDTRTLDYENLPLPPGARVVVLDLGLGRRLAEAGYNQRRREAEEAARRLGVRSLRDIGELRLVEGLPSPLDKRARHIVGENLRVLRGVEALRRGDVKAFGELMVESHRSLSQDYEVSLPELDLLVEEALRAGAHGAKLTGAGFGGAVVALVPQDRMEPFQNHLLARLPHLRIL
- a CDS encoding NADH-ubiquinone oxidoreductase-F iron-sulfur binding region domain-containing protein; translation: MEKPSLLPLLDARLPLDEEKVAEAARLAGIPLAQAWGVVRYYPRYRGLPQGRLLVDDPVARARGFPRLLEKADGTHPPLGLEALSPIHVRVEGEKRFVEWEGRLVPFREFRLPFALGHGNRLLPSEPIQELAQYEALGGLVFLRRALENLLAPGAILEAVEEAGLLGRGGAAFPAHIKMRAVARGEAPRYLVVNADESEPGNFKDRFLLEHHPFLVLEGTLLAALATGATRVFLYVRDEFEAAILGLEKAIQQLEEARLLPVPTEVFRSGGLYICGEETALLESLEGKRAEPRLKPPFPVEKGLWGRPTLVQNVETLANLPLILKEGPGSWRQKEPKLFSISGDVAHPGLYELPLGTPLGEAVERAGGDPKGLKAVLLGGAAGVFTRDFALPLRYKGRIPLGAGAIVAFAKEVDLWEVLLGLAEFFREESCGKCFPCPLGTAVQVEMVRRRERDRDLVGHLGQALKGSLCGLGQSAYWAYQSLLEVEDAA